One part of the Macrobrachium rosenbergii isolate ZJJX-2024 chromosome 3, ASM4041242v1, whole genome shotgun sequence genome encodes these proteins:
- the LOC136856605 gene encoding carbohydrate sulfotransferase 11-like isoform X1, which yields MKRKLFLSVLGCCSALLCVVYQRDIILREGSSYNSGGLMRLFADRNQSSANHTDLVANNSPWEDGWQPWFREQEKRKNAVRSACDSLGLPKQELLDLLMLSQDERFSHLLVDDSRKAIYCYIPKVACTNWKRVWMYLTNLTTKRNLSAIPLLTPHEYGYKMQLVKKTGESPLELKLKTYTKLIAVRHPFHRLASAYRDKIVPEGDAYFQKKVLPFVAKQRPGAQLGDIQWPEFVDYLTLGKGKKSDSHWNSYMFLCHPCALEYDVIAKMETLQEDSERFLRLIGAQVELHFPNVTRTSRRIDNILWKKYEEQLRPDQLVALRKVYARDFKLFEYD from the exons atgaaaagaaaattgtttttgagTGTTCTTGGGTGTTGCTCCGCATTGCTTTG cgTCGTCTATCAGAGAGACATAATTCTCAGAGAAGGCTCTTCATATAACTCAG GTGGTTTGATGAGGCTGTTTGCCGACAGAAACCAAAGCTCTGCGAACCACACAGACTTGGTGGCGAACAACTCCCCGTGGGAAGATGGATGGCAGCCCTGGTTTCGAGAACAGGAAAAGCGCAAAAATGCTGTCAGGAGTGCTTGCGACAGCTTAGGCCTACCGAAACAAGAATTGCTGGACCTGCTGATGCTTTCCCAAGATGAGCGGTTTAGCCATCTGCTCGTCGATGATTCCAGGAAGGCGATCTATTGTTATATTCCCaag GTTGCTTGCACCAACTGGAAAAGAGTCTGGATGTACCTCACAAACCTTACGACGAAGAGGAACTTGTCCGCAATCCCTCTGCTGACACCTCACGAATACGGATACAAGATGCAGCTGGTGAAAAAGACTGGA GAATCGCCTCTGGAGCTCAAACTAAAAACCTACACGAAGCTCATCGCGGTGAGACACCCGTTCCATAGACTGGCATCGGCCTACCGGGACAAGATCGTCCCCGAAGGGGACGCGTATTTCCAAAAGAAAGTGCTCCCTTTCGTAGCGAAGCAGAGGCCTGGCGCCCAGCTAGGCGACATCCAGTGGCCAGAATTCGTCGATTACCTCACTTTAGGGAAAGGGAAGAAGAGCGACAGTCACTGGAACTCCTATATGTTCCTGTGTCACCCGTGCGCTCTCGAATATGACGTCATAGCCAAGATGGAGACTCTTCAAGAAGATTCTGAAAGGTTTTTGCGACTCATTGGTGCTCAAgtcgaactccattttccaaacGTTACCAGAACATCCAGGAGAATTGACAACATTttgtggaagaaatatgaagaacaGTTACGTCCTGATCAGTTGGTTGCTCTGCGTAAAGTCTATGCAAGGGACTTCAAGTTATTTGAATACGATTAA
- the LOC136856605 gene encoding carbohydrate sulfotransferase 11-like isoform X2, translating into MRLFADRNQSSANHTDLVANNSPWEDGWQPWFREQEKRKNAVRSACDSLGLPKQELLDLLMLSQDERFSHLLVDDSRKAIYCYIPKVACTNWKRVWMYLTNLTTKRNLSAIPLLTPHEYGYKMQLVKKTGESPLELKLKTYTKLIAVRHPFHRLASAYRDKIVPEGDAYFQKKVLPFVAKQRPGAQLGDIQWPEFVDYLTLGKGKKSDSHWNSYMFLCHPCALEYDVIAKMETLQEDSERFLRLIGAQVELHFPNVTRTSRRIDNILWKKYEEQLRPDQLVALRKVYARDFKLFEYD; encoded by the exons ATGAGGCTGTTTGCCGACAGAAACCAAAGCTCTGCGAACCACACAGACTTGGTGGCGAACAACTCCCCGTGGGAAGATGGATGGCAGCCCTGGTTTCGAGAACAGGAAAAGCGCAAAAATGCTGTCAGGAGTGCTTGCGACAGCTTAGGCCTACCGAAACAAGAATTGCTGGACCTGCTGATGCTTTCCCAAGATGAGCGGTTTAGCCATCTGCTCGTCGATGATTCCAGGAAGGCGATCTATTGTTATATTCCCaag GTTGCTTGCACCAACTGGAAAAGAGTCTGGATGTACCTCACAAACCTTACGACGAAGAGGAACTTGTCCGCAATCCCTCTGCTGACACCTCACGAATACGGATACAAGATGCAGCTGGTGAAAAAGACTGGA GAATCGCCTCTGGAGCTCAAACTAAAAACCTACACGAAGCTCATCGCGGTGAGACACCCGTTCCATAGACTGGCATCGGCCTACCGGGACAAGATCGTCCCCGAAGGGGACGCGTATTTCCAAAAGAAAGTGCTCCCTTTCGTAGCGAAGCAGAGGCCTGGCGCCCAGCTAGGCGACATCCAGTGGCCAGAATTCGTCGATTACCTCACTTTAGGGAAAGGGAAGAAGAGCGACAGTCACTGGAACTCCTATATGTTCCTGTGTCACCCGTGCGCTCTCGAATATGACGTCATAGCCAAGATGGAGACTCTTCAAGAAGATTCTGAAAGGTTTTTGCGACTCATTGGTGCTCAAgtcgaactccattttccaaacGTTACCAGAACATCCAGGAGAATTGACAACATTttgtggaagaaatatgaagaacaGTTACGTCCTGATCAGTTGGTTGCTCTGCGTAAAGTCTATGCAAGGGACTTCAAGTTATTTGAATACGATTAA